The Brevibacillus brevis genome contains a region encoding:
- the rnr gene encoding ribonuclease R: protein MEDQEKILAFMREQAYHPMTVRELEEAFGIKDSATFKELVKTLNALEASGEVIRTRANRYGVPEKMNLVRGRLQSHPKGFGFVIPETQGTEDVYVHANDMNGALHGDTVLVRVEKEAGGNRLEGQIIRIVERGMKQVVGTFKDETYYAFVIPDEKRLGKDIFVPKEAYNGAVDGHKVVVNIVRYPEGRVNPEGEVVEILGHKNDPGVDILSIIRKFNLPEAFPEDVLAEAEAAPDEISEEEISGRRDLRERMMVTIDGADAKDLDDAVSLERLPNGNVRLGVHIADVSYYVREKSQLDNEAYRRGTSVYLVDRVIPMLPHRLSNGICSLNPQVDRLTISCDMEMDANGNTVKYDIFLSVIRTDERMTYADVRSILEDKDEALTEKYSRLVPMFEDMKELALKLRKKRMQRGAIDFDFREAKIYVDEEGTPTEIGFRTRSIAEQIIEEFMLAANETVAEHFHWMKQPFMYRIHEDPNAEKLMAFMEFITNFGYSIRGKGNSVHPRALQQLLEEVKGTPEEIIISTVMLRSMKQARYDAESLGHYGLSTEFYTHFTSPIRRYPDLIVHRRIREWIELGNQISEKRLGYWAEQMPVIAEHASQRERLAVDAERETDDLKKAEFMLERVGEEFEGVISSVTSFGIFVELPNTIEGLVHVSFLTDDYYHYHEKMFALVGERTGKQYRIGDVVEVRVANVNVDERTIDFEIVGMPKAGFRGSRERTPRVIDGRGGDRKPTRGKQDRSRAGRADRPGKPDRQKDKKHPAEIRQKYKDRRKAEGNTAPRRAGSGKASSGEEVLPISAGEGDTPAKRQKGFWEDLVKSKKKNRKNVASQAKRKRR from the coding sequence ATGGAAGACCAAGAAAAAATACTCGCGTTTATGCGAGAGCAAGCATATCACCCGATGACGGTGAGGGAACTGGAAGAAGCGTTTGGAATCAAGGATTCTGCCACGTTCAAGGAGCTTGTGAAAACGCTGAATGCACTGGAAGCGAGCGGAGAGGTGATCCGCACCAGAGCGAATCGGTATGGCGTGCCTGAAAAAATGAATTTGGTACGTGGACGTCTGCAAAGTCATCCGAAGGGCTTCGGATTTGTGATCCCGGAAACACAGGGCACGGAGGACGTATACGTTCATGCGAATGATATGAACGGTGCGTTGCATGGGGATACCGTACTGGTTCGTGTGGAAAAGGAAGCGGGCGGCAATCGTCTGGAAGGGCAGATTATTCGCATCGTCGAGCGGGGAATGAAGCAGGTTGTCGGGACGTTCAAGGACGAGACGTATTATGCGTTTGTCATTCCCGATGAAAAGCGGCTCGGCAAGGATATTTTTGTCCCCAAAGAAGCCTATAACGGTGCCGTAGATGGTCACAAGGTAGTTGTGAACATCGTTCGCTACCCAGAGGGACGAGTGAATCCTGAGGGTGAAGTCGTCGAGATTCTCGGCCATAAGAATGATCCGGGCGTCGATATCCTGTCGATTATCCGCAAGTTCAACTTGCCTGAAGCTTTTCCAGAAGACGTGTTAGCAGAGGCTGAGGCAGCACCAGATGAGATTTCCGAGGAGGAGATCAGCGGCCGTCGTGATTTGCGCGAGCGAATGATGGTTACGATTGACGGTGCGGATGCCAAAGACTTGGACGATGCCGTTTCTCTGGAGAGGCTGCCAAACGGAAATGTAAGACTCGGCGTGCATATCGCTGACGTCAGCTATTATGTTCGTGAAAAGTCCCAGCTGGACAATGAGGCGTATCGTCGCGGTACCAGTGTCTACTTAGTTGACCGCGTCATTCCGATGCTGCCGCATCGCTTGTCCAATGGCATATGCAGTCTCAATCCGCAGGTAGATCGATTGACGATTTCCTGCGATATGGAGATGGATGCGAACGGAAACACCGTGAAGTACGACATCTTTTTGAGTGTGATTCGTACAGATGAACGTATGACGTATGCAGATGTACGCAGTATTTTGGAAGACAAGGACGAAGCCTTGACCGAGAAATACAGCAGACTCGTTCCGATGTTCGAGGATATGAAAGAGCTGGCCTTGAAGCTGCGTAAAAAACGGATGCAGCGCGGCGCGATTGACTTTGATTTCCGCGAAGCAAAAATTTACGTCGATGAAGAGGGAACCCCTACGGAAATCGGCTTCCGTACGAGATCGATTGCGGAGCAGATCATCGAGGAGTTCATGCTCGCTGCCAACGAAACAGTGGCAGAGCATTTCCACTGGATGAAGCAGCCGTTCATGTACCGGATTCACGAAGACCCGAACGCTGAAAAGCTCATGGCCTTCATGGAGTTCATCACGAATTTTGGCTACTCGATCCGCGGGAAGGGCAATTCTGTTCATCCACGTGCGTTGCAGCAGTTGCTGGAAGAGGTAAAAGGAACGCCGGAAGAAATTATTATCAGCACCGTCATGCTGCGTTCGATGAAGCAAGCGCGCTACGACGCGGAAAGTCTGGGGCATTACGGCTTGTCTACGGAGTTTTATACCCATTTTACTTCGCCGATTCGCCGTTATCCCGACCTGATCGTCCACCGTCGCATTCGCGAATGGATCGAGTTGGGGAATCAAATATCAGAAAAACGTCTGGGGTACTGGGCAGAGCAAATGCCAGTAATCGCGGAGCATGCGTCACAGCGTGAACGGTTGGCTGTCGATGCCGAGCGTGAAACAGACGATCTGAAAAAAGCCGAGTTCATGCTGGAGCGAGTGGGAGAAGAATTCGAAGGTGTCATCTCCAGTGTCACTTCGTTTGGGATTTTCGTCGAACTGCCTAACACCATTGAAGGTTTGGTGCACGTCAGCTTTTTGACCGACGACTACTATCATTACCATGAGAAAATGTTTGCGCTGGTCGGTGAGCGCACAGGCAAGCAGTACCGGATCGGAGATGTCGTCGAGGTACGTGTAGCGAATGTCAACGTGGATGAACGCACCATCGACTTCGAAATCGTCGGGATGCCGAAGGCTGGCTTCCGTGGTAGCCGTGAGCGTACGCCTCGCGTAATAGATGGTCGCGGTGGAGATCGTAAGCCGACACGTGGCAAACAAGATCGTTCACGCGCAGGCCGTGCAGATCGTCCTGGCAAACCAGATCGTCAAAAGGATAAAAAGCATCCGGCGGAAATCCGTCAGAAATACAAGGATCGCCGTAAAGCGGAAGGGAACACCGCCCCTCGCCGTGCTGGATCGGGCAAAGCATCGAGCGGTGAGGAAGTGCTGCCAATCAGTGCAGGAGAAGGAGATACCCCAGCGAAACGCCAGAAGGGATTCTGGGAAGATCTCGTCAAGTCCAAGAAAAAGAATCGCAAAAACGTAGCCAGTCAAGCGAAACGGAAACGCCGTTAA
- a CDS encoding 2OG-Fe(II) oxygenase: protein MVGHTTEKERTIFDHTGNRIKTEDREIRILAKYEEPLIVVLGNVLSDSECDELIEHSRERLERSKIGEDRSVNSIRTSSGVFCEQTETIARIEKRISQIMNIPIEHGDGLQVLRYTPGQEYKPHYDFFAETSRASTNNRISTLVMYLNDVEQGGETVFPLLNLSVFPTKGMAVYFEYFYRNQEVNEFTLHAGTQVIHGEKWVATMWMRRQSIRVS, encoded by the coding sequence ATGGTAGGGCACACAACAGAGAAAGAACGGACGATTTTTGATCATACTGGGAATAGGATCAAGACAGAAGATCGAGAGATTCGAATCCTTGCTAAGTATGAGGAACCGCTGATTGTCGTGTTAGGAAATGTGCTTAGCGATAGCGAATGTGATGAGCTAATCGAACATTCCAGAGAACGATTGGAACGCTCAAAAATAGGCGAAGATCGTTCAGTCAATTCTATTCGAACGAGCAGCGGGGTGTTCTGCGAGCAGACGGAGACGATTGCAAGAATCGAGAAGCGAATCTCTCAAATCATGAATATTCCGATTGAGCACGGTGATGGCTTGCAAGTTCTACGATATACCCCTGGTCAAGAATATAAACCCCATTATGATTTCTTTGCAGAAACGAGTCGAGCAAGTACGAACAATCGCATTAGTACGCTCGTGATGTATTTGAATGATGTGGAGCAAGGCGGAGAAACGGTGTTCCCTTTGCTTAATTTATCTGTTTTCCCTACCAAAGGCATGGCTGTCTACTTTGAATATTTTTATAGAAATCAAGAAGTAAACGAGTTCACTTTGCATGCTGGGACACAAGTGATCCATGGGGAAAAGTGGGTGGCAACGATGTGGATGAGAAGGCAAAGCATTCGGGTCTCCTAG
- a CDS encoding DUF2306 domain-containing protein, with protein MLEKLPKIWWGLFLVSLVVILPFMAPYLTLDPANSRITIISGTVHYPLLVAHIVSAFIALLTGFFQFVDRIRLQKPRIHRFLGRVYVYSVFISGLLSLGSIFYAENFMKATRFLILSLAWLFTCWKGYRTAINRQYEEHRKWMIRSFGILSCRKRASIGASITSSVLYPTRFFSSAWYGNRHWRGIECKHLGWAYS; from the coding sequence GTGCTTGAGAAGCTTCCTAAAATTTGGTGGGGATTATTTCTTGTATCTCTTGTGGTTATCCTTCCATTTATGGCTCCCTATTTAACATTGGATCCTGCAAACAGTCGCATAACGATTATTTCCGGCACTGTTCACTATCCTTTATTAGTTGCTCATATCGTTTCTGCTTTCATTGCTCTTCTCACTGGTTTTTTCCAGTTTGTCGACCGGATTCGCCTACAGAAACCAAGAATACATCGTTTTCTTGGGAGAGTTTATGTGTATAGTGTGTTTATCAGCGGACTACTCTCTTTAGGGAGTATCTTTTATGCAGAAAATTTCATGAAGGCAACACGCTTCCTTATCTTATCTTTGGCTTGGCTGTTCACCTGTTGGAAAGGGTATCGTACCGCCATCAACAGGCAATATGAGGAACACCGAAAATGGATGATTCGCAGTTTTGGAATCCTTAGTTGCCGTAAGCGCGCGTCTATTGGTGCTAGTATTACTTCTTCTGTACTTTATCCTACACGGTTTTTCTCTTCCGCATGGTATGGAAACCGTCATTGGAGAGGTATTGAATGTAAACATTTGGGCTGGGCTTATTCTTAA
- the smpB gene encoding SsrA-binding protein SmpB, producing the protein MSKDKAGTKTIAQNRKARHDYHIEQVYEAGIELTGTEIKSVRAARVQLKDSFARVQNGELLLYNVHISPYEQGNRFNHEPERTRKLLMRRLEILKLNGLIRERGYSLVPLSIYLKGGWAKVELALVKGKKNYDKREDLKKKESARDIERALRERQKG; encoded by the coding sequence ATGTCAAAAGATAAGGCCGGAACCAAGACAATCGCCCAAAACCGAAAAGCGCGCCACGATTACCACATCGAGCAAGTATACGAGGCAGGCATTGAGCTGACCGGTACGGAGATCAAGTCCGTGCGTGCGGCGCGTGTCCAGCTCAAGGACAGCTTCGCCCGTGTGCAGAATGGCGAATTGCTTCTGTACAATGTGCACATCAGTCCGTACGAGCAGGGAAATCGCTTTAACCATGAGCCAGAGCGGACTCGCAAGCTGCTGATGCGCCGCTTGGAAATCCTCAAGCTCAATGGTCTGATTCGCGAAAGAGGGTACTCGCTGGTCCCGCTCAGCATTTATTTGAAGGGCGGCTGGGCCAAAGTCGAGCTCGCACTTGTCAAAGGGAAAAAGAACTACGACAAGCGCGAAGACCTCAAGAAAAAAGAGTCTGCGCGTGATATCGAGCGTGCTCTGCGCGAACGCCAAAAAGGCTGA
- the brnQ gene encoding branched-chain amino acid transport system II carrier protein yields the protein MSQKAPVSFVVTIGFMLFALFFGAGNLIFPPMLGQLAGTNVWLANAGFLVTGVGLPLLAITALVYSGKDDLRSLASRVHPVFGMVFTIVLYLAIGPFFAIPRSGNVSFDIGIKPFLSEQAGPAPLILFTILFFAIACFLSLNPMKIIHVVGKILTPIKLTFIGIIAVTAILYPIGALQAPQADYTSHVFFKGFQEGYLTLDALVAFVFGMIIVNAIKEKGVTAKKQVLATSAKATIIAGILLALFYTALSFMGASSVEKLGHLENGAEVLAKVSHYYFGSYGAILLGLMITVACLTTSVGLITACSSFFHGLFPKISYKKFAVILSVFSTLVANIGLTQLIKVSVPILMTMYPIAISLLFLTFLHKAFNGRPEVYQGSLLFTFLISLFDGLKAGGIDNSVVHHYFTQYLPLYEVGSGWLLPSLIGGICGYMISVCRKNTYHVQKQKEA from the coding sequence GTGTCACAGAAAGCGCCAGTTTCTTTTGTAGTTACGATAGGATTCATGTTATTTGCTTTGTTTTTTGGAGCGGGTAATTTAATTTTTCCGCCAATGCTTGGCCAATTAGCAGGAACAAATGTATGGCTAGCCAATGCAGGTTTCTTGGTGACAGGGGTTGGGTTACCATTACTAGCGATCACAGCCTTAGTTTATTCGGGAAAAGACGACTTGCGCTCCTTAGCCAGTCGCGTGCATCCCGTATTCGGAATGGTATTCACGATTGTTCTATATCTAGCAATCGGTCCGTTTTTTGCGATACCTAGATCCGGCAATGTATCGTTTGATATTGGGATAAAGCCTTTCCTATCAGAACAGGCAGGTCCGGCACCGTTGATTCTATTCACCATCCTGTTTTTCGCAATTGCCTGCTTCTTATCGCTCAATCCTATGAAAATTATCCATGTAGTCGGAAAAATCTTAACTCCAATTAAATTGACATTTATCGGAATTATTGCAGTAACGGCTATTCTTTATCCAATTGGAGCCCTTCAAGCTCCGCAAGCAGATTACACATCCCATGTATTTTTCAAGGGTTTTCAAGAAGGGTATTTAACATTGGATGCGCTTGTCGCTTTTGTTTTTGGAATGATCATCGTGAATGCGATTAAAGAAAAAGGAGTGACTGCCAAAAAACAAGTTTTGGCTACGAGCGCAAAAGCAACAATCATAGCCGGTATCCTTCTCGCTCTTTTCTATACCGCACTTTCCTTTATGGGTGCCTCTAGTGTGGAAAAGTTGGGCCACTTAGAAAATGGCGCTGAAGTTTTGGCGAAAGTTTCGCATTACTACTTTGGTTCTTATGGTGCCATTTTATTGGGATTAATGATTACAGTGGCATGTTTGACTACAAGTGTAGGGCTTATTACAGCCTGTTCTTCTTTTTTTCATGGATTGTTTCCGAAGATCTCTTACAAAAAATTTGCGGTTATTTTGTCTGTTTTCAGTACACTCGTTGCCAATATTGGACTAACGCAACTCATTAAGGTCTCCGTTCCGATCTTAATGACCATGTATCCGATTGCGATCTCGTTACTCTTCTTGACGTTTCTGCACAAAGCATTCAATGGCAGGCCAGAAGTGTATCAAGGAAGTTTACTGTTCACTTTTCTGATTAGTCTGTTTGATGGCTTAAAGGCTGGCGGGATTGACAACAGTGTTGTCCATCATTATTTTACTCAGTACCTTCCACTGTATGAGGTAGGTTCGGGCTGGCTGCTGCCCTCTCTAATAGGGGGGATATGCGGATACATGATCAGTGTATGCCGGAAGAATACGTACCACGTTCAAAAACAAAAGGAGGCATGA
- a CDS encoding sensor domain-containing diguanylate cyclase: protein MPVLRKKANHSKKISLVTLLTGLVSLSVVLTVTILLISFYQSKKQALIHTTLTLNHTSATKMSHTLDALIKSMRSSLQYSASIFSNRNEMNADEVYSKLELIRRTNNYFNSVTVVDETGLVRSVSPGSIGTVGSYVKSKTGKTALAIKTPYISKPYVTTSTKRLIVLMSEPIFDKDGIYRGVIGGTIYLHEDNILNTIFGSNPTDELGSSFYIVGSDGHLLFHRDTNRIGEDISANPAVRKLIQGKSGYEQIVNLRGETVLAAYVKVPANDWGVVVVSPISVVQEQLNRDIQSVLLYTLPPFLVLMLVVIGLARKVAKPFVSLADLVSKAGREEVELSEGSQHWNREAELLSRAIRFALTDIKKQTEQLAHDARTDPLTGLTNRRTLEETMQKWMAEQIPFSLIMMDLDRFKAINDTFGHQAGDEVLRHFAKIISSSLRPEDVSSRFGGEEFVVLVSHAGLEEAYQVAERIRLALETSSNPIGQPLTVSQGIAHYPSHAVSAEELMNVADEAMYKAKRSGRNQTVIAEVSDPC from the coding sequence ATGCCTGTCTTACGAAAAAAAGCAAACCACTCAAAAAAGATTAGTCTGGTGACACTATTAACAGGACTAGTCTCTTTATCCGTTGTTCTGACTGTTACCATTCTCCTTATCTCATTCTATCAGTCCAAAAAACAGGCACTGATTCACACCACGTTGACCTTAAATCATACAAGTGCAACCAAAATGAGTCATACCCTAGATGCTTTGATTAAATCCATGCGCAGTAGCTTACAGTATTCGGCGAGCATCTTTTCCAATCGGAACGAGATGAATGCGGATGAGGTATATTCCAAGCTTGAGTTGATCCGTCGTACAAACAACTATTTTAATTCGGTTACCGTGGTAGATGAAACGGGGCTTGTTCGAAGTGTGTCTCCCGGATCTATTGGTACAGTAGGAAGCTATGTTAAATCGAAAACGGGGAAAACGGCATTGGCTATAAAAACGCCATACATTTCGAAGCCCTACGTAACAACAAGCACGAAGCGACTCATTGTATTGATGAGCGAGCCCATATTTGATAAAGACGGGATCTACCGGGGGGTTATCGGGGGAACGATTTATCTTCATGAAGATAACATTTTGAATACGATCTTTGGAAGTAATCCAACAGACGAACTAGGTTCCTCTTTTTACATCGTAGGATCTGATGGTCATTTGTTGTTCCACCGTGATACAAATCGGATCGGAGAGGATATCAGTGCCAATCCAGCCGTACGCAAGCTGATCCAAGGGAAAAGTGGCTATGAACAGATCGTCAACTTGAGGGGAGAGACGGTATTAGCCGCGTACGTAAAGGTTCCAGCGAATGACTGGGGTGTCGTTGTCGTGTCACCTATCAGTGTTGTTCAAGAACAATTAAATCGTGATATTCAATCCGTTTTGTTGTATACGCTGCCTCCCTTTTTAGTATTAATGCTAGTTGTGATCGGGCTTGCGCGCAAAGTAGCGAAACCTTTCGTATCCTTGGCCGATCTTGTGAGTAAGGCCGGGAGAGAAGAGGTGGAACTCTCTGAGGGTAGCCAGCATTGGAATCGGGAGGCCGAGCTGTTATCTCGTGCCATTCGCTTTGCATTAACCGATATCAAAAAGCAGACGGAGCAATTGGCCCATGATGCGCGAACAGATCCGTTGACAGGGCTAACGAACCGAAGAACGCTCGAGGAAACCATGCAAAAATGGATGGCGGAGCAAATCCCCTTTTCTCTTATTATGATGGACCTTGATCGATTTAAAGCCATTAACGACACATTTGGCCATCAGGCTGGAGATGAAGTGTTGAGGCATTTTGCGAAAATCATTTCTTCATCACTTCGGCCCGAAGATGTGAGCAGTCGCTTTGGCGGTGAGGAATTTGTTGTCCTTGTTTCCCATGCTGGACTGGAGGAGGCTTATCAGGTTGCCGAACGAATTCGTCTTGCCTTAGAAACAAGTTCAAATCCAATCGGGCAGCCGCTAACCGTGTCACAAGGCATTGCGCACTATCCTTCCCATGCTGTTTCGGCCGAAGAGCTGATGAATGTAGCTGACGAGGCCATGTACAAGGCGAAGAGATCGGGTAGGAACCAAACAGTGATAGCGGAAGTGAGTGATCCGTGTTAA
- a CDS encoding AAA domain-containing protein, with the protein MKVITYWRNSLADADRLNLDLSKLSSPKQIAFSDIERGTLPPAIVEAYFSKDKYKEEQVIDVLLAPVVAYIKTEHGATLKKDLKVLVPLWVPAKMHKEGQLQVKPDAFPWIPRNFLEPCSSDIIPIGKLESMDVFLSSHRQPEENWTDYWNYALNLFCSVTGQALSAFEHEQYMRWKKAFVSDESVKRGMSKNIIELYDDIRRKKYIPPLLKSYASLEDTQLKPLLDDMDSILQSGNHLGQMSNVFPVSESQRETIHHFLTLNEGEILAVNGPPGTGKTTMLQSVVSTLWIKAAYEQTEPPVIVVTSTNNQAVTNVIDSFGKITEKPNSLEGRWIPNVHSYGLYLSSISQDENPGFQTVYPYQRDEKKPRGFTTKLETQEYVADAEKLFLEKSSSYAKKTFTTVKEAVEFLHGELKQTVDEQRQLIKDYHEFLHINKIEQEKYPQGIEKALADKRDELEQIQYELNTKKQTEIEWNKHLYSQPWWMTKLNFFPLKGYVDKKRRLRNKIFMLSYGYDEMEEDEFTTSIQTSKKNLQRDFDMAQEEFELVQKDQQWYQNTRNVWNDWKNKLRLNEEEDLLSRLDSGYRYNAFKLATHYWEGRWILQMQNEFSTNYEDSRGEAKQKTRWRRNAKLTPCFVSTLFMTPSFFKAYQGESIPLYKFIDLLIIDEAGQVSPEIAGATFALAKKALVVGDTLQIEPVWNIPKSIDLKNMEKFKLASTYDDAEKTVLNKYIGASNGTVMHIAQRASKYQKYNEARGMYLTEHRRCVPEIIGYCNRLAYKGRLLPKRGSESDYPLPHLGYAHVQGVSEKFSGSNRNRIEADVIVNWILDNQERLIKMYEDQKLSKIEDIIAVVTPFTQQRQLIQTALKRAEIKDMKVGTVHALQGAERPIVIFSPVYDSSTESGYFFDNGVNMMNVAVSRAKDSFLVFGDMQIFDSNASTPSGLLARYLFADEANEIKNIRISSRALSNLSGAVHHIRELGEHRRVLKECIRAAKKEIHIVSPFMSSVAIEADGLLEVFADTIRNGTQVTIYTDEKLNEQNERQRNNFVKAKESLQSAGVKVVVANRIHNKTLWVDNRLLIEGSFNWLSARRSPNDPWCRYETSLVYKGDGVEQMIQQICSDLEKRKVMQMA; encoded by the coding sequence ATGAAAGTGATCACTTATTGGAGAAACAGTCTGGCGGATGCAGATCGTCTGAATCTGGATTTGTCAAAACTCTCTTCTCCCAAACAAATAGCATTTTCGGATATTGAGCGTGGTACATTACCACCTGCGATTGTTGAGGCATATTTCAGCAAAGATAAGTATAAAGAGGAACAAGTGATAGATGTTCTGCTTGCTCCTGTTGTTGCCTATATCAAGACTGAACATGGGGCGACTTTAAAGAAAGACTTGAAAGTGCTGGTTCCGTTATGGGTTCCTGCCAAAATGCACAAAGAAGGTCAGCTTCAAGTGAAACCTGATGCATTTCCGTGGATTCCAAGGAACTTTCTTGAGCCGTGTTCTTCAGATATTATTCCTATTGGCAAATTGGAGAGCATGGATGTATTTTTGTCCTCTCACCGTCAACCTGAAGAAAACTGGACAGACTATTGGAATTATGCCCTGAATCTGTTTTGCTCAGTCACAGGACAGGCGTTGTCTGCATTTGAACACGAACAGTATATGAGATGGAAAAAGGCATTTGTTTCAGATGAATCAGTCAAACGAGGTATGTCCAAAAATATTATTGAATTGTACGACGATATCAGGAGAAAGAAATACATACCACCACTTTTGAAAAGTTATGCTTCATTAGAAGATACACAGCTAAAACCCCTATTGGATGATATGGATTCCATTTTACAATCAGGAAATCATTTGGGGCAGATGAGTAATGTGTTTCCTGTATCAGAATCACAACGGGAAACTATTCATCACTTTTTAACATTGAATGAAGGAGAAATTCTTGCCGTCAACGGGCCACCGGGAACAGGAAAAACAACAATGCTACAGAGCGTTGTTTCGACACTATGGATTAAAGCGGCGTATGAACAAACAGAACCTCCAGTGATCGTTGTTACTTCAACTAATAATCAAGCTGTAACCAATGTAATAGACAGCTTTGGAAAAATAACTGAAAAGCCTAATTCGCTTGAGGGCAGGTGGATACCCAATGTTCATAGCTATGGATTATATTTGTCGTCTATCTCCCAAGATGAGAATCCAGGTTTCCAGACAGTCTATCCGTATCAAAGGGATGAGAAGAAGCCGCGTGGATTTACAACCAAACTTGAGACACAAGAATATGTTGCAGATGCAGAGAAGCTCTTTTTAGAAAAAAGTAGTTCATATGCGAAAAAGACATTCACTACGGTTAAGGAAGCGGTGGAATTTCTGCATGGTGAATTGAAGCAGACTGTAGATGAGCAGAGACAGTTAATTAAGGACTACCATGAGTTTTTGCATATCAACAAAATTGAGCAGGAAAAGTATCCGCAGGGAATCGAAAAAGCGTTAGCGGATAAAAGGGATGAGCTTGAACAAATACAGTACGAGTTAAACACAAAAAAACAGACGGAAATCGAATGGAACAAGCATCTGTACTCTCAACCGTGGTGGATGACAAAACTGAATTTCTTTCCGCTTAAAGGCTACGTCGACAAAAAGAGACGATTGCGAAACAAGATATTCATGCTTTCATATGGATATGACGAAATGGAAGAGGACGAGTTTACAACATCTATCCAGACGAGTAAAAAGAATCTTCAGCGGGATTTCGATATGGCTCAGGAAGAATTTGAACTGGTACAGAAAGATCAGCAATGGTATCAGAATACACGTAATGTATGGAACGATTGGAAAAACAAATTGCGTTTGAATGAAGAGGAAGATTTGCTCTCAAGATTGGACAGCGGTTACAGATACAATGCTTTTAAACTGGCAACCCACTACTGGGAAGGACGCTGGATACTGCAAATGCAGAATGAGTTTTCTACTAACTATGAAGACTCTCGTGGTGAAGCAAAGCAGAAAACAAGGTGGAGAAGAAACGCGAAACTTACCCCATGCTTTGTTTCAACATTGTTTATGACGCCATCTTTTTTCAAGGCATACCAAGGCGAATCAATACCGTTGTATAAGTTCATTGACCTGCTGATTATAGATGAAGCGGGGCAAGTGAGTCCTGAGATAGCAGGAGCAACATTTGCACTGGCAAAGAAAGCTTTGGTTGTTGGAGATACATTGCAAATTGAACCAGTATGGAACATTCCAAAATCAATTGATCTGAAAAACATGGAGAAATTCAAACTTGCCAGCACATATGATGATGCAGAAAAAACCGTGTTGAACAAATACATTGGTGCTTCCAATGGCACAGTGATGCATATTGCACAAAGGGCAAGCAAGTATCAGAAATATAATGAAGCCAGAGGGATGTATCTGACTGAACATCGTCGTTGTGTGCCGGAAATCATCGGTTACTGCAACAGATTGGCATACAAGGGACGACTCTTGCCGAAAAGAGGAAGTGAATCTGATTATCCACTGCCACATCTGGGCTACGCACATGTTCAAGGGGTATCCGAAAAATTTAGCGGTAGTAATCGTAATCGGATTGAAGCAGATGTTATCGTTAACTGGATATTGGACAATCAAGAGCGATTGATAAAGATGTATGAAGATCAAAAACTATCTAAAATAGAGGATATTATTGCAGTCGTAACCCCTTTTACCCAGCAACGACAACTGATTCAAACTGCGTTGAAAAGAGCCGAAATAAAGGATATGAAGGTGGGGACGGTTCATGCACTTCAAGGGGCGGAAAGACCAATCGTTATCTTTTCGCCAGTGTATGACAGCAGTACAGAATCGGGATATTTTTTTGATAATGGAGTCAACATGATGAACGTTGCTGTATCCCGTGCAAAAGACAGCTTCCTGGTGTTCGGGGATATGCAGATTTTTGATTCCAATGCATCTACGCCATCCGGTTTGCTGGCACGGTATCTGTTTGCAGATGAAGCAAATGAAATAAAGAATATCAGAATCTCGTCACGTGCATTGTCAAATCTCAGCGGAGCCGTCCATCATATAAGGGAGTTGGGTGAACATAGAAGAGTGTTGAAAGAATGCATTCGTGCCGCCAAGAAGGAAATACATATTGTTTCACCGTTCATGTCTTCGGTGGCAATCGAAGCGGACGGATTGCTTGAGGTATTTGCTGACACCATACGAAATGGAACTCAAGTTACTATATACACCGATGAGAAACTAAACGAGCAAAACGAAAGGCAGAGAAACAATTTCGTTAAAGCAAAAGAATCATTGCAAAGTGCGGGAGTTAAAGTTGTCGTTGCCAACCGTATCCACAACAAGACGCTTTGGGTAGATAATAGATTACTCATTGAAGGATCTTTTAACTGGCTATCAGCAAGGCGAAGTCCAAATGATCCATGGTGCAGGTATGAAACATCTCTTGTCTATAAAGGTGATGGGGTTGAACAAATGATTCAGCAGATTTGCTCTGATTTGGAGAAGAGAAAAGTAATGCAGATGGCATAA